TTACACTGGATACAGTTCTCTGCCTTCCACTCTGGGACGAACGCTGCCACACCTCTCTTTTCAGAAGCTGCGGTGCCCTGATCCCAAGTACCGTCTTCGCGACCCTTGAATGCCGATACAGGGAGGCTGTCACCTTCTTGTGCATTGATGGTGCGTACGACATGGTGGATGAACTCTGTATCGCCTTCGTGCATCACCGGAGCTTCGGGCTCAAGTGTAGCCCACTCAGGCTTCACAGGGACTTGGATGACTTCTGCACCACGGTCTACCGCAGCGTAGTTCATGTTGACGATGTTTTCACCCTTCTTACCGTAGCTCTTGACGATGAACTTCTTCATCTGTTCGACTGCGAGTTCGTAAGGGATGACGTTTGCGATCTTGAAGAACGCAGACTGGAGGATGGTGTTGGTACGGTTACCGAGACCGATCTCTTGTGCGATCTGTGTCGCATTGATCATATAGAACGAGATATTGTTCTTGGCAAGGTAAGCCTTCACCTTGTTTGGCAAGTGTTCTTCGATCTCATCAAGACCCCAGATGGAGTTGAGGAGGAACGTACCGTTTTTACGGAGACCCTTGGTCACGTCATAGAGACGAAGGTATGCCGGCACGTGGCAAGCGAGGAAGTGAGGGTTGTTGACAAGATATGTCGAACGGATAGGTGTGTCACCGAAGCGGAGGTGAGAGCAAGTGAAACCACCCGACTTCTTAGAGTCGTAAGCAAAGTATGCCTGGCAGTACTTCTCTGTGTTGTCACCGATGATCTTGACAGAGTTCTTGTTCGCACCGACGGTACCGTCAGCACCAAGACCGTAGAACTTAGCTTCGAAACCGTTGTCAAACTCCAACTCCTTCTTGACAGGAAGTGAAGTGAACGTAACGTCATCGACGATACCGATGGTGAAGCGGTTCTTAGGCATATTCATCGCGAGGTTGTCATACACTGCGAGGATCTGAGCAGGAGTGGTATCCTTGGAAGATAGACCGTAACGACCACCTACGATAAGAGGAGCATCCTTCTTGCCATAGTAGCAGTCCTTGACATCGAGGTAAAGAGGCTCACCGTTGGCACCGGGTTCCTTTGTACGGTCAAGCACAGCGATGCGCTTCACGCTCTTTGGCATAGCCGCCAAGAAGTGCTTTGCAGAGAAAGGACGATAGAGGTGAACGCTGAGGAGACCCACCTTGCGACCCTTGGCCATGAGGTAGTCCACTGTCTCGCGGATGGCTTCTGTCACCGAGCCCATAGCGATGATGACATCTTCAGCATCCTCTGCACCGTAATAGTCGAAGAGGTGGTACTGACGACCTGTGATCTTTGCGATCTCATCGAGGTACATCTGTACAGTCTCCGGTACGGTGTCATAGAATGGGTTGGATGCTTCACGAGCTTGGAAGTAGATGTCGGGGTTCTGAGCAGTACCACGAGCAACAGGTGCTTCGGGGTTGAGTGCTCTCTTGCGGAACTTCGCAAGTGCTTCCTGGTCGATCAGTGGAGCTATATCCTCCATGTTCATCGCTTCGATCTTCTGGATCTCGTGTGAGGTACGGAAGCCGTCGAAGAAGTGGACGAAAGGTACGCTTGTCTTTATGGTTGCCAAGTGTGCGACTCCGGCGATGTCCATCACCTCCTGCACCGAGCCCGAGCAAAGTTGTGCAAAACCTGTCTGACGCACAGACATCACGTCCTGGTGGTCACCGAAGATAGAAAGGGCTTGAGCAGCGATGGCACGAGCCGATACGTGGAAGACGCAAGGCAATAGCTGACCTGCGATCTTGTACATATTAGGGATCATCAAGAGAAGACCCTGAGAAGCCGTAAATGTAGTGGTGAGCGCACCTGCTTGGAGCGAACCGTGAAGGGCACCGGCAGCACCGGCCTCACTCTGCATCTCTTGTACTCGGACGGTCTCTCCGAAGATGTTCTTACGGCCGTATGCAGCCCATTCGTCCACATACTCCGCCATTGTTGTCGAAGGTGTGATAGGGTAGATCGCAGCTACTTCGCTGAACATATATGCGATATGCGCAGCAGCCTGATTACCATCACAAGTAATAAATGTTTTTCCCTTACTCATAGCAAAACACTTGTAATTAGTTTATTAAGATTGCAAACCACCGAAATGGTTTAGTTATTGATAAGTCTGTGAATAAAAAGTCAATACAAAAATCCGAAGAGCCACAGCGGTATCTGACGTCCGTGTCCCACGGTAAGGTCATCGACCACAAAGTAAGTGCTCATGTCGCCACGCTTCCTCATGATGTCCGTCGCCTTGAGTGCATACTGCCCTTCGACAAGGAAGTCGGCGGCATTGCTCTCCGCAGCACATACGTCGTAGTATGGCGTGAGATGACTGAGGAGGAAGATCTTGCGCAAGTCATCCACCTGCGGTTCGTGCAGAGAGAGGGCTTGAGCGATGTTTGTGTTGTTGAGATAGAGACGATGTGGTTTCTTTGGGTACTCCTCACCCTGCTTGTAGAGCATGGTGATCATCCCGGCATCGGCGAGGTACTTGAGGTAGTTCATCACCGTGGCGCGCGAAGTCCCTATCTCCTTGCTCATCGTCGAGACATTTGCGGTATTCGTCGCACTCGAAGCAATGAGATAAAGCAGCTTGCGGAGCTTGTAGAGGTAGGCCGGCTCGATCTGATGGATGTATACCACATCGACCTCAAGGGTCATGTTCATCATCTTGACAAGTGTCTCGCCGAACGAAGCCTCATTCTCCTGAAAGAACGGATAGAAGCCCTGCTTGAGATAGTCGTTGAATGCCTCCGCAGGATGCTGCTCATTCACTATCGTCGACGCAATGTCTTCGTGGTGCATGAGGATATCCTTGAGCGTGTATGCGGGGTGCTCCACATTGTGCACGAAGCCGTAGTACTCTCTGAACGAAAAACCTCTCAGATCATACACCTTGATGAAGTCCGCTTCCTCCGACAGACTCATCACCGACGAAGCAGCCACGATGACCCTCAGAGTCGGGAAGTCTTCGTAACAACGGCGCAGCTCGGCAGACCAGTTAGGATACTTGAAGATCTGATCCAGAAGAAGGAGCTCCCCTCCCCTCTCAACGAAAGCACGCGCAAAGTCGTACAGCGTATGCTCGGAGAAGTAGAAGTGGTTGAGATTGGCATACAAGCACTCACTCGCTACGGGACGATAGTGCTCAGCCACATAATCCAACAGAAAAGACGTCTTACCGATACCTCTGGTACCCCTTACACAGATAAACCTGTGCGTAGGATCGATCTCATCCATGAGCGTACGTCGCACATGCTTGGAGCGGTGATCCAAAAGTCGTCTGTGTATCTTGTAAAATGCGTCCATTATAGGCTCTCGGTCCTCTTATGTTTTGGTTACGATTCGTTCATTGTTTCGAGCGAAATATATCCCACCCTAAGTGGTGAGAGCGGGATCTACCTACACCTTCTCAATTTCATCCCCAAAAGTAGGTATTATTTTTTAATTATGCAATCTCCACGTTACAATTTATCCATCATTTAACTAAACATTAAAACAACGCAACCCACTGATTACAAATTAATTCTTCAACCCTTTACACATTCCACACAAAGCTGTCTGCACTTAATTTCTACCTAATGGCTACCCTCGCTAACAAGAAGTAGGGATCCGGACACAAAAAGCGATGAAAGACAATTCGTCTCTACACAAAGATTCTCTTCACTTTTTACGACAGAAAGCATTCTGGCACGGGACAGAAAACATTCTGTCGCATCACAGAATACGTTCTGTCCACCTCCGGAATATCAAAACATGTCCGAGGTCCTTTGCTCAGTTAAGATTTTTTGTATCTTTGCCCACCGAAAACACGCTATCACAGCTAAGACTTTGGGGAGAGGACTGGGGAAGGGATTTTCAGTTCTTGTGAAGTTTTACCGAATACGTGTAATGCACAGATGTGGATGCTTGCATCCCGGTTTGGTCGTGGACATATCTCCATGACTGAAGACTGGTGTGTTCTGTGCGTCCGTGACTCGCTCACTTCTTTTATTAACTTTTATAATACAGTAAAACAAACATGAAACTGAACAGACTCCACCTTTCGCTACTCTCACTTGCGACTGTGGCATCGTTGGCACTATCTTCTTGCGGTGGCTCAACAACTCCCGACAACGGAAAGAAACAAACACCCGAAGACACAAAGAAAGAAAACCCCGACAACAATCCAAACACAGGCAACCTCCCTGCCCTTTCGGTAAGCATCGAGGGAGAGATCAACCCTACCACTTTCGTATCAGGACAGAAGGGATCGGTATCCTTCAACAGATTTCCTGCTTCGGTAGAAGAGTTCAAGCAAGTGCGCAACCAGATCGGCAAGACTCCTCACGGAGCAGCTGCACTCAACATCATGGCTCTTGAAATGTATCGTCGCAATGCCAACATCGGTATGCAGTGCCTCGAAATCATCGGCACAAAGAACTATGTCGCTCCAAAGGGTGCGCTCATGAACAAGCTCAAAGGTGGGGTCAAGAAGCCTTACCAATACGCTGCATACCTCGATGGCGCAAGATATGACAATGGCTACAAGCCTACCAAGCCTTACACCATCCGTGTCAAGGTGGATGAAGGTCGCCAATACGGAAAATCCGGCAACGACATCATCTACCTCAACCTCTACATCGTCAACAATGGTAGCGACAAGGATGCAATCATCAAGCTCACAAGACATGACGAAGAAAACATGGATCCAAAGAACGAGTACTTCCTCGTCTACATGTCGGATGCTTACTTTAATGTCCGCGACATCAAGTTTGACCAGACATTTGAAGGACTTGACTAATCCCTGAGACAAGGCCACACAAAACATAAAAAACTCCCTCTCGGTATCAGCTGTCAAGCCTCATTACCGAGAGGGAGTTTTTTATGTTCATCTATCGAGTTGTCTCCTCGAAGCTATATCAAGAAGCATATTTCGGCAAACAGAGGAGCGTCAGTCTTCGCCCTTGAGTGTGGGAAGCCCGAGGTGGTATTTGACCGCCAAGATACGGCAGAGGATGATACTCACTGCCGAGATGACCTGAGCCACACCTTGAGTAATACCGAGGTGAAACAACGCCGTGTACACAAGCCCCCCAAAGACACAGGCAAGGGCATAGAGATCTTTACGGAAGATGAGCGGTATCTCCTGCAAGAAGATGTCTCTGATCAACCCCCCAAACGATCCCGTGATCACCCCCATGATGATGGCGACCCACTCGGGATAACCTTGCGAAAAGGCCTTGTCCATACCGACGATGACAAAGAGTCCGAGACCGACGGCATCGAAGATGAACACCGTCGGACTCATACGGATAACGATCTTACGGAAGATGGCGACATACAGCAGGGCGATGAAGGTGATGATGACATAAGAAGACTGTGTGAGCCAGAAAGGGGTAAGCCCCAAGAGCAAGTCTCTGATCGTACCTCCGCCCACAGCTGTCGCAAGGCCGACGACATAAGCACCGAAGAGGTCTATCTTCTTGCTCGAAGCCAATCGGATACCGGAGACAGCAAAAGCAAAAGTCCCGAGATAGTCACATAGAGTAACGAAGTCTACCATAATAAAATAATATTGATGAGATCATGATATATGGACATCAGTACTGCTCACTCTCGTTGGGAAAGTCCAGAGTCTTGACATCGGAGACATAGCGGTTGATCGCATCCTTGATCTCCTCACCGAGATTGGCATACCTGCGTAAAAACTTAGGAGAGAAGCCCTGAGTGATCCCGAGCATATCCTGAAGGACAAGCACCTGTCCGTCCACCTTCCGGCCTGCACCTATACCGATGACAGGGATGGAGAGGGTCTTGGACACTTCTTCGGCGAGACTTGCAGGGATCTTCTCGAGCACGAGGGCACAGCAACCCAAGCTCTCCAGCAGGAGGGCATCCTCACGGAGTTTGCGAGCTTCGGCTTCGCCCTGAGCTCGGACGCCGTAGGAACCAAACTTATTGATCGACTGTGGCGTGAGACCAAGGTGAGCCATCACCGGGATACCGGCACTGAGGATGCGTTCGACAGATTCACGTATCTCTGCTCCGCCCTCCATCTTGAGACAGTCTGCACCGGTCTCTTTCATCACTCTGACTGCCGACTTGAGTGCCTCGATGGAGTCCCCCTGATATGTCCCGAAAGGGAGGTCGACCACGACAAAAGCCCTCTGTACACCCCTCACCACACACTGTGCGTGGTAGATCATCTGATCAAGGGTGATCGGTAGTGTTGTGGCATGCCCCGCCATGACATTGGCTGCCGAGTCTCCCACGAGGATAGCATCGACCATGGCAGCATCTGCCAGCCGAGCCATCGAGAAGTCATACGACGTGATCATCGAGATCTTCTCCTCCTTACGCTTCATCTCCAATAGTCTTGCCGTCGTGATCTTACACGTATCGGTACTTAGATAATTGCTCATTGTATTGTGTATAAGTGTTGTAAGTCATCAAAAAAACTCCCTAAGAGAGGACAAATATACGAAGACTATTACGAATGGGCAATGAGTAAAAACCCTGTCCTCCTAACCGCCACCCTCACATCACCTCCCTTACGATACGATGCACCGAAAGAGAAGACTAAGAGGCCTCAAAAAAGAAAAAGGGTCAGTATCCGAAATCAAGTCCGATACTGACCCTTCTGTATGAGGCACGGAGGAAGGATTACTTCTTCAAGCCAAGCTTGTTGCGTACGAGATCGGTAGCATCGATACCGGCTGAGCCGACATAAAGCATTGCTTGTGCATCAAGGATGTAAGCGAAACCATTTTCAGCACCGACCTTGTTGATGGCATCCTTGATCTTCTGTTGGATAGGAGCCATGAGCTTTTGGCTCTTGCTCTGAAGGTCTTCTTCCGCCACACGCAAAGTGTCTTGGATGCGCTGGTTGATGTCTTGGATCTCCTTTTGCTTAGCTGCCTTGATGGTCTCGATGTAAGTGTCTTGCTTCGCAACGTAGTCTTCATACTTCTTTTGGAGCTCTTGCTTCATGAGTTCGATAGACTCTTCGTACGTCTTTTGGAGCTTTTCGAGCTCTTTCTGCATTGCCTTTGTGTCCGGCATTTCGGCGAAGATCATCTGTGTGTTGACGACTGCCACCTTCTGTGCTTCTTGCGCGAAGACAAACGATGGAAGGATGAGGAGTACGAGTGCTAATAGATACTTTTTCATTTTCAATTCTTGTTTTTATTTGTGTTGTTAGTTAATTCTGTGTTGTTTATTCTCTGTAACCCAGCACGGCGAGGACATCATTGCTGATGTCGGCCTTGGGATCTGCGAAGATAATACCTGTGACGGAAGCTCTATCGAGCACCATGAGGTAACCTCTCCTTGCTGATATGAGCTTGACAGCCTCGTAGATATTGTCTTGGATGGGTTTGATAAGCTCTTCCTGCTTCTTGGCAAGTTCACCCTTGGGACCGAAGTACTTTTGCTGAAGCTGACGTACACGCTCTTCGACATTGACGATGGCATCCTCACGCTCGACCTTTGCCTGAGAGGAGAGGCGAGCCATGTCCTTCTGATAGCTGATGTACATCTTCTTCGCCTCTTCGCGGTAAGCGTTAATCTCCTTCTCCCACTTCTCAGTCATCTCCTTGAGTTGTTCGGTAGCCTTCTTGTAAGCCGGGAGCTTCGAAGAGAGATATTGCATATCTATGAGTGCGTAGTTGGCATTCTGTGCTTGGGCGACACCGAAGAGGGAGCCCATAAGTAGTGTGATAGTCAGTAGTAATCGTTTCATAATGACACTATGTTTTAGTTAGTTTGCACTGACCAAACGTAGCCGTTTGGCAACTATTATATCACTTGGTATCTTGTGTGTTAGAACTCTTGACCGATGACAAAGTGGAGGTTGCTACCACCTCTTTCGAAACCGTTGTTGGGCACATCAAAACCGTAACCCCAGTCGATACCCATGAGTCCGATCATCGGAAGGATGATACGCGCACCGACACCGACAGAGCGTTTGAGTTGGAATGGGTTGAAGTCTTTCAGGCGTGTCCAAGCATTACCGGCTTCGGCAAAGCCGAGAATCCAAATGGTAGTGCTATTTTCGAACACGAGAGGGTATCTCAACTCCATGCTGAGACGAGTGTACGAGTAAGCGGAGCCGGCGATGCTACCGTTCTTGTAACCACGGAGCCCGATGGTCTCATTGAGGTAACCTGACCCGTAGTAACCCGAAGTACCGTCGCCCCCGACAAAGAATGTACCGAACGGTGACTGCTTATTGGGATTGTATGACCCGATAAATCCGGCTTCTGCTCTTGTCATGAGCACCGGCACACGCTTATAAGTACGCTCGTCGATGAGTGGCAAGAAGGTCTGTCCTTTCACCTTGATCTTGTAGTACTCGATGAACCTGTTGCGCTTCTCGGGTGAGACGGTAGGATCGGAGTAGTCGATCTTATCGAAGAGTGAGTAAGGGGGGGTCGCTGCGAGGTTGAGCGAGAAGTTTGACCCACGACGAGTGTAGACGGGGTTGTCGATGGAGACACGAGCAATGTTGAAAGAGAGGTTGAGGTCGTTGGAGATACCGTTCTCAAGACCGAAGTTGAGGTAAGGCTGGTTCCAGTTTCTCATCCTGTAAACGGTATAGTTGAGACCGAGTTGAACCTGGAAGTTATCATCGGGCCACATGAGTCGCTTACCATAAGCGATGTTACCACCAAAGATATCGAGTGTACGATCGGGGTCGTAAGCACTCTCCAAGAGGGCCGAAGCATCGTAGCCATAACCGTACCCTCCATAGTTGTAACCACCGTACCCTCCATAACCATAAGCTCCCGGATAGCCTCCGTAGCCGTAACCGGGATACCCCCCATAGCCGTATCCTCCATACATCGGATCATAAGGAAGATTTTGGAGCTGAGACTGATAGAACTTATAGTTGATCTGGGTCTGGCGTGACCACCATGCAGAGATGCTGAACATATTGGGTCGCTTACCGCCGAACCATGGATCCATGAACTGAATACTATACGACTGGTAGTAGCGAGCATTGGTCTGCGCACTGAGTGTGAGAGTCTGCCCTTCACCCTGTGGAATGATCCCCTTGTAGGTCTTGGGGTTGAAGAGGTTCTTCATCGAGAAGTTGGTAAACTTCAATGCCGCACGGCCGATGAGACCGGTCTGGCTCCAGCCAAGAGAAAGCTCTACCTGGTCGTTACTCTTTGAGACAAGATCCCATTCGATGTCCACAGTACCGTTCTCTTGATTTGGGATGGGGTTAGGCACGATCTTTTCGTTGTCGAAGTGCTGCATCTGTGCCAACTGACGTATCGAACGAATGATATAATCCTTGCTGAAGAGCATACCGGGCTTGGTATAGAGTTCGCGACGGACGACATCTTCGTAAAGGCGATCACTACCATTGATGATGACCTTGTTGATCGTTGCAGGCTTGCCTTCGAATATGCGTATGTCAAGGGTGACCGAGTCGCCTGCGACCTCTGTCTCTATCGGTTGCATATTTGCAAAGAGATAGCCGTTGTTGGTATAGAGGTTACTGATCGCATCTTCATCCATATTGAGACGCGCCTCAAGCTTCTTCTGGTCGTAGACATCTCCACGCTTCATCCCGAAGAGGCGTTCGAGGGTCTCGGTGGTGTACTTCGTATTACCGACGAAGTTGATGTCTTTGATGTAATATCTCTTTCCCTCATCGATGGTGATGTCGATGTTGTATCTCTTGTCGTTGTGACGGTAAACGGTATCAGCAATGATCTCGGCATCCCTATAACCGTGCTGGTGATAGAGCGACAAAATGTTGTTCAGATCCTCCTGATAGTCTTTTTGGACAAACTTGCTCGAATTGAAGATCTCCAAGATACTGTTCCAGGGGTTACGCACAAGCGAAAAACGCTCGTTGGTCTTCTTCATCGCCTTGTGTAGCTGGAAGTCCGTAACATTTTTGTTGCCGATGAAGTTGATCTGATGCACCTTGGTCTTCGTATTCTTCTGCACGTCAAAGTCCAAGAGCACATACCCCTCACGGCTCGGATCGGGCGTCTCACGTGTATCGATCTTCACATTGCCGAATCCCTTCTCGTCGAAAAACCTTGAGATGACGATCTTAGCTCTGTCGATGATGTTTGGTGTGATGTGTGCACCTTGAGAGAGAGAAGCGAGTTGATTTTTCATCAAAGACTCTGCTTCACCCTTCTTCACCCCATTGATACGGAGTTCAGAGAGACGTGGACGCTCGACGATGTTGATGACGAGCCAAACATTGTCGCCTTCGATACGGCTTGCCTCTATACTCACTTCAGAGAAGAGTCCGTTGCGATTGTAATTATGTACCGCATTGGTGATCGCATCCCCGGGGATGTCGACACGCTGTCCTACTGCAAGACCCGACACGCTGATGACTATGGGGGCATCGTAGCTCTTGTTGCCTCGGACCTCGATACCCGCGATCATCTTATTGACAGGGTGAGCGTAAGAGATAGTCGGCACCTCTTTGGAAGGGGGCACGGTGTCCTTTGGAGCCTCTTGGGCCCACGCTGTTGTTGCCACAGTGCAGCAGAGCAACGCTCCCCATATCTTGCCGATCCCGGATGTATAATTACGTATCTTCATATTCTCTGTTTATTCTGATATCTGTTTCAGTTGTCTTATCTTTTGTCCGAACACTCCTCTCCGCAATAGTCTGCAGAAGCCATGACTTGCTCGCCTGTCTTGCCAAATCGACGCTGCCTGTGTCCATAATCCTCCAAAGCCTCCAAAAACTCGGTCTCCCCAAAGTCCGGCCAAAACACATCACAGAAATACAACTCCGTGTATGCGATCTGCCAAAGAAGGAAGTTGCTGATGCGACACTCTCCACCTGTGCGGATGAGCAGGTCAGGAGGAGGCAGATGAGCCGTGTACAGATGCGAAGAGATGAGGGTCTCATCTATATCATCGATGGCCAAAGTCCCATCAACCACTGCCTTTGTGATGCTCTGCACAGCCGAAGTGATCTCCGTGCGGCTCGAATAACTCAGTGCCAGCACGACAGTAAGTTTCGTGTTGTGCTTCGTCGCGTCTATCGCCTCTCGGAGCGTACCGAGTGCAAGTGGGGGCAGTTTGTCCAAGGCTCCTATCGCTTGCAAGCGTACACCATTGGCAGAGAGCTCCTCGACTTCATTTTTGATCGAAGTGATAAGGAGTGACATGAGTGCGTCGACCTCCTCCTGGGGTCTGTGCCAGTTCTCTTCCGAGAAGGTGTACAGAGTCAATACCTCTATCCCCTCTCGCACAGCGGTCTTGATGACCTTGCGCACGGGCTCGATGCCATGGATATGGCCATAGGCACGCTCTTTGGACTTCGATTGAGCCCAACGACCGTTTCCGTCCATGATGATCGCCACGTGACGAGGCACGAGGCTGAGGGATGCATCGGCAATCTGAGACATAGGCATTCTCGGCGGTTATTCTGTGATCGAGTTGATGATACCACCCGTGGTATCCAAAAATCCTTGCCAGAGATCCTTCGTAGGCACTCCGTCCACGACCCCACCGAGGAGGTAAAACTTAGGAGCTTTCTCAGTCCCTTCAAGGATACCCGACACCCCTACACGAGGCTTGAACTCCTGCCCGGGGTCTTGCTCCTTCGAGAGTTCTACCCATGTGAGACCTCTGTCCAAACTCTTGTACATCTTGCTTTGGACACCGACCTTGTCGTACTTACCACCTACGATGAAGATGCTGTTACCCTGCCTCAAGTAGAGTGCACCTTCCATAGGTGTACTGAATCCCTTGCCCGAGTAAGGCATCTTGCCCCATCTCAAACCATCGGAAGTAAAATAATTGGCATTCACGGCATTCCCGAGCTTATTCACACCACCGATGATGTTTGCATTGGTCTGTCCTGCCGTCTCATATAGATATATGTATGAGTTGCGCACAGGCATGGGAGGATCAAGCTCGCTGATTGCTTCGACCTTACCCCGAGAGACCTTGTATGTATGATACACATCAGGCGTATCAAGCGAATGCCCGATGGCTGCAAGGACAGTCCTCATATCATCTTCG
This is a stretch of genomic DNA from Porphyromonas cangingivalis. It encodes these proteins:
- a CDS encoding BamA/OMP85 family outer membrane protein; this encodes MKIRNYTSGIGKIWGALLCCTVATTAWAQEAPKDTVPPSKEVPTISYAHPVNKMIAGIEVRGNKSYDAPIVISVSGLAVGQRVDIPGDAITNAVHNYNRNGLFSEVSIEASRIEGDNVWLVINIVERPRLSELRINGVKKGEAESLMKNQLASLSQGAHITPNIIDRAKIVISRFFDEKGFGNVKIDTRETPDPSREGYVLLDFDVQKNTKTKVHQINFIGNKNVTDFQLHKAMKKTNERFSLVRNPWNSILEIFNSSKFVQKDYQEDLNNILSLYHQHGYRDAEIIADTVYRHNDKRYNIDITIDEGKRYYIKDINFVGNTKYTTETLERLFGMKRGDVYDQKKLEARLNMDEDAISNLYTNNGYLFANMQPIETEVAGDSVTLDIRIFEGKPATINKVIINGSDRLYEDVVRRELYTKPGMLFSKDYIIRSIRQLAQMQHFDNEKIVPNPIPNQENGTVDIEWDLVSKSNDQVELSLGWSQTGLIGRAALKFTNFSMKNLFNPKTYKGIIPQGEGQTLTLSAQTNARYYQSYSIQFMDPWFGGKRPNMFSISAWWSRQTQINYKFYQSQLQNLPYDPMYGGYGYGGYPGYGYGGYPGAYGYGGYGGYNYGGYGYGYDASALLESAYDPDRTLDIFGGNIAYGKRLMWPDDNFQVQLGLNYTVYRMRNWNQPYLNFGLENGISNDLNLSFNIARVSIDNPVYTRRGSNFSLNLAATPPYSLFDKIDYSDPTVSPEKRNRFIEYYKIKVKGQTFLPLIDERTYKRVPVLMTRAEAGFIGSYNPNKQSPFGTFFVGGDGTSGYYGSGYLNETIGLRGYKNGSIAGSAYSYTRLSMELRYPLVFENSTTIWILGFAEAGNAWTRLKDFNPFQLKRSVGVGARIILPMIGLMGIDWGYGFDVPNNGFERGGSNLHFVIGQEF
- a CDS encoding isoprenyl transferase gives rise to the protein MSQIADASLSLVPRHVAIIMDGNGRWAQSKSKERAYGHIHGIEPVRKVIKTAVREGIEVLTLYTFSEENWHRPQEEVDALMSLLITSIKNEVEELSANGVRLQAIGALDKLPPLALGTLREAIDATKHNTKLTVVLALSYSSRTEITSAVQSITKAVVDGTLAIDDIDETLISSHLYTAHLPPPDLLIRTGGECRISNFLLWQIAYTELYFCDVFWPDFGETEFLEALEDYGHRQRRFGKTGEQVMASADYCGEECSDKR